One segment of Bacteroides caecimuris DNA contains the following:
- a CDS encoding glycoside hydrolase family 31 protein, which produces MIRYKLWVWVLCLVFPTWVWAENETRTCTSFTQQGRQVTFHLADSAALQLQLCSSSVVKIWFSPDGQLQRRNASFAVINEELEEVGTIHVDEQAACYEIFTPKLRIRVNKSPMSLQIFDKYQKLLFSDYADKGHVSEGTKKVEYKVLRRDEHFFGLGEKAGKMDRRGESYKMWNSDKPCYSVVEDPLYKSIPFFMSNYRYGIFLDNTYKTEFKFGTESRDYYSFEAPNGEMVYYFIFGKDYKEIISQYVGLTGKPIMPPKWALGFAQCRGLLTSEKLSREIAEGYRKRGIPCDIIYQDIGWTEYLQDFEWRKGNYENPKKMLSDLKEMGFKVVVSQDPVIAQANKKQWEEADRLGYFVKDHTNGKSYDMPWPWGGNCGVVDFTLPAVADWWGTYQQKPIDDGISGFWTDMGEPAWSNEEQTERLVMKHHLGMHDEIHNVYGLTWDKVVKEQFEKRNPDRRVFQMTRAAYAGLQRYTFGWTGDSGNGDDVLQGWGQLANQIPVMLSAGLGLIPFSSCDITGYCGDIEDYPAMAELYTRWIQFGAFNPLSRIHHEGDNPVEPWLFGPEAEKNAKAAIELKYRLLPYIYTYAREAYDTGLPIMRPLFLEYPMDMETFSTDAQFLFGRELLVAPVVKKGARTKNVYLPEGTWIDYNNKQTVYTGEQWTTVDAPLSSVPMFVKQGSIIPTMPVMNYIHEKPVYPLTFEIFPAQEGAQAAFTLYEDEGENLGYQRHEFVKTPIICSTLANGYELTVFAREGKGYTVPGPRNLLFRIYSAKAPKEVTVKGKKIKKTKPERLEENLENDTETVAWSWDKEAGICSVRIPDKGVDEQLMITFK; this is translated from the coding sequence ATGATTAGATATAAATTATGGGTATGGGTGTTGTGTCTGGTATTTCCAACATGGGTTTGGGCGGAAAATGAGACACGTACATGCACTTCTTTTACACAGCAGGGACGTCAGGTGACTTTTCACCTGGCGGACAGTGCCGCCTTGCAATTGCAACTTTGCAGCTCTTCCGTCGTGAAAATCTGGTTCTCACCCGACGGGCAGTTGCAACGAAGAAATGCTTCGTTTGCAGTGATTAATGAAGAACTGGAAGAGGTAGGAACTATTCATGTGGATGAACAGGCGGCCTGTTACGAGATATTTACTCCGAAGTTGCGTATCCGGGTGAATAAATCTCCGATGAGTCTTCAGATATTCGATAAATATCAGAAACTCTTGTTTAGTGATTATGCCGATAAAGGCCATGTCAGTGAAGGGACGAAGAAGGTGGAATATAAAGTGCTTCGTCGTGACGAGCACTTCTTCGGACTTGGTGAGAAAGCGGGAAAGATGGATCGTCGTGGCGAGTCTTATAAGATGTGGAATAGCGACAAACCTTGTTATAGCGTGGTAGAAGATCCTCTTTACAAGAGTATTCCTTTCTTTATGAGCAATTACCGATATGGTATTTTCCTTGATAACACCTATAAGACGGAATTTAAATTCGGAACGGAAAGCCGTGATTATTACAGCTTTGAAGCGCCGAACGGGGAAATGGTATATTACTTTATCTTCGGTAAAGACTATAAAGAAATCATCAGTCAATACGTCGGACTGACCGGAAAACCTATCATGCCGCCGAAATGGGCGTTGGGTTTTGCTCAATGCCGCGGTCTGTTGACAAGTGAAAAGCTAAGTCGTGAGATAGCCGAAGGCTACCGGAAACGGGGAATCCCTTGTGATATTATCTATCAGGATATCGGCTGGACAGAATATTTGCAGGATTTCGAATGGCGCAAAGGAAACTATGAAAACCCCAAAAAGATGCTTTCGGATTTGAAAGAGATGGGTTTTAAGGTAGTCGTATCTCAAGATCCGGTAATTGCACAAGCCAACAAAAAACAATGGGAAGAAGCAGACCGCCTGGGCTATTTTGTAAAGGACCATACGAACGGTAAAAGCTACGATATGCCCTGGCCGTGGGGTGGAAACTGCGGAGTGGTGGATTTTACCTTGCCTGCCGTAGCCGACTGGTGGGGAACTTATCAGCAGAAACCGATTGACGATGGTATCTCCGGCTTCTGGACCGACATGGGCGAACCTGCATGGAGCAATGAAGAGCAGACGGAACGCCTGGTGATGAAGCACCATCTCGGTATGCATGATGAAATCCATAATGTCTACGGACTGACTTGGGACAAAGTGGTGAAGGAGCAATTTGAAAAGAGGAATCCGGACCGTCGTGTTTTCCAAATGACCCGTGCTGCTTATGCCGGATTGCAACGTTATACGTTCGGCTGGACGGGTGACAGCGGAAACGGAGACGATGTACTGCAAGGGTGGGGACAGTTGGCCAATCAGATTCCTGTAATGCTTTCCGCAGGGTTGGGATTAATCCCGTTTTCTTCCTGTGATATCACCGGTTACTGTGGAGACATTGAGGATTATCCGGCTATGGCGGAACTCTATACCCGTTGGATTCAATTCGGTGCATTCAATCCTTTGAGTCGTATCCACCATGAGGGAGATAACCCGGTGGAACCGTGGCTTTTCGGACCGGAAGCGGAAAAGAACGCGAAAGCGGCTATCGAACTGAAATATCGTTTGTTACCGTATATCTACACTTACGCCCGCGAAGCGTATGATACAGGATTGCCTATCATGCGACCTCTGTTTCTGGAATATCCAATGGATATGGAAACTTTCTCCACGGATGCCCAATTCCTGTTCGGTCGTGAATTGTTGGTGGCTCCCGTGGTGAAGAAAGGTGCCCGCACAAAGAACGTGTATCTTCCTGAAGGTACATGGATAGACTACAACAACAAGCAGACGGTCTACACCGGAGAGCAATGGACTACCGTTGACGCTCCCTTGTCCTCTGTTCCCATGTTTGTGAAGCAAGGTTCCATCATCCCTACGATGCCGGTGATGAACTACATCCATGAGAAACCGGTATATCCACTTACTTTTGAAATCTTCCCCGCACAAGAAGGTGCACAGGCTGCCTTTACCCTTTACGAAGATGAAGGAGAAAACTTAGGGTACCAGCGTCATGAATTTGTCAAAACACCGATTATTTGCAGCACTCTGGCAAATGGATATGAACTGACCGTCTTTGCCCGTGAAGGAAAAGGCTACACCGTTCCCGGTCCGAGAAATCTGTTGTTCCGTATTTATTCTGCGAAAGCTCCGAAAGAGGTAACTGTCAAAGGAAAGAAGATAAAGAAAACTAAACCGGAACGTTTGGAAGAAAATCTGGAGAATGACACTGAAACTGTAGCGTGGAGTTGGGATAAGGAGGCAGGTATCTGTAGTGTGAGAATACCTGATAAAGGTGTTGATGAACAGTTGATGATTACTTTTAAATAA
- a CDS encoding glycoside hydrolase family 66 protein: protein MKKIIYLVAAFLCMACSDDHESNQENGGASGSVTEVTPVTSDLSVDLSTDKAFYKPGEKVVFTAEDALPAGTKVRYRLLGEVVGEESVNGNSWTWQPPITDFKGYMAELYRQENGTDVIVGTIAVDVSSDPARFPRYGFVADFSREKTAEKTQEEMAYLNRHHINWVQFQDWHNKHHWPLGGTRTQLDEVYMDIANREVYTSSVKNYIEAQHRFGMKSMFYNLCFGALKDAATDGVKEEWYLFKDASHTTKDSHDLPGGWKSNIYLVDPSNKEWQKYLNERNDDVYANFAFDGYQIDQLGRRGTLYNYNGIPVNLREGYASFIEATKQAHPDKSLVMNAVSRYGARQIGETGKVDFFYNEVWADEADFTNLKAILYENGVYGNYQLNTVFAAYMNYNKADNRGEFNTPGVLLTDAVMFALGGSHLELGGDHMLCKEYFPNENLTMSEELKTAMVRYYDFLTSYQNLLRDGGTENSVSMNCTNGEMRLNSWPPQQGSVTTYAKQVGGKQVIHLLNFSQANSLSWRDVDGTMPEPALITKAALQMNLSAKVNKLWVASPDAHGGALQELPFTQENGIVSFTLPSLKYWTMIVAE from the coding sequence ATGAAGAAAATAATATATTTGGTGGCTGCTTTCCTGTGTATGGCTTGCAGTGACGATCATGAGTCGAATCAGGAGAATGGAGGAGCTTCGGGCAGTGTTACCGAAGTGACTCCGGTAACATCGGATTTAAGTGTGGACCTGTCTACGGATAAGGCTTTCTATAAACCGGGGGAGAAAGTGGTATTTACAGCAGAAGATGCGTTGCCTGCCGGAACTAAAGTTCGTTATCGTCTTTTAGGGGAGGTTGTCGGAGAAGAGTCGGTAAATGGTAACAGTTGGACATGGCAACCGCCTATTACTGATTTCAAAGGATATATGGCGGAACTGTACCGTCAGGAGAATGGTACAGATGTGATTGTCGGTACGATTGCGGTAGATGTATCCAGTGATCCGGCACGTTTTCCACGTTATGGTTTTGTCGCTGATTTCAGTCGGGAGAAGACGGCTGAAAAGACACAGGAAGAGATGGCGTATCTGAATCGTCATCACATCAATTGGGTACAGTTTCAGGACTGGCATAATAAGCATCACTGGCCGTTGGGCGGTACACGCACACAGTTGGACGAAGTATATATGGACATCGCTAACCGGGAGGTTTATACAAGTTCAGTGAAAAACTACATTGAAGCGCAGCATCGTTTCGGTATGAAGTCTATGTTTTACAATCTTTGTTTCGGAGCGTTGAAGGATGCTGCTACGGACGGGGTGAAGGAGGAATGGTATTTGTTTAAGGATGCTTCTCACACTACTAAAGACAGTCATGATCTGCCGGGCGGATGGAAAAGTAATATCTATCTGGTAGATCCTTCTAATAAGGAATGGCAGAAATATTTGAATGAGAGGAATGATGATGTATATGCGAACTTTGCCTTCGACGGCTATCAGATAGACCAGTTGGGACGACGCGGCACGCTTTACAATTACAACGGTATTCCGGTCAATCTGCGTGAGGGATATGCTTCTTTTATTGAAGCGACGAAGCAGGCTCATCCGGACAAGAGTTTGGTGATGAATGCGGTCAGCCGTTACGGTGCCCGTCAGATAGGAGAGACAGGTAAAGTTGATTTCTTCTATAATGAAGTGTGGGCGGATGAGGCTGATTTTACCAATCTGAAAGCCATTCTTTATGAAAATGGAGTCTATGGCAATTATCAGTTGAATACGGTTTTTGCAGCTTATATGAATTATAATAAAGCGGATAACCGGGGGGAATTTAATACGCCGGGTGTCTTATTGACAGATGCTGTCATGTTTGCTTTGGGTGGTTCGCACCTGGAGTTGGGAGGCGATCACATGTTGTGCAAAGAGTACTTTCCGAATGAGAACCTGACAATGAGCGAAGAACTGAAAACAGCGATGGTTCGTTATTATGATTTCCTGACTTCTTATCAAAACCTGCTTCGTGACGGCGGTACGGAGAATAGTGTTTCCATGAATTGTACTAATGGCGAAATGAGACTGAATAGTTGGCCTCCTCAACAGGGATCAGTTACTACTTATGCCAAGCAGGTAGGTGGCAAGCAAGTGATACATCTTCTTAATTTCTCGCAAGCGAACAGTCTTAGCTGGAGAGATGTGGACGGTACGATGCCGGAACCGGCTCTGATTACAAAAGCAGCTTTGCAAATGAATCTGTCGGCAAAGGTGAATAAGCTGTGGGTAGCGTCGCCGGATGCACATGGAGGAGCTTTGCAGGAATTGCCCTTTACACAGGAGAACGGGATTGTCTCATTCACATTGCCTTCCCTGAAATATTGGACGATGATTGTGGCTGAATAA
- a CDS encoding SusF/SusE family outer membrane protein: MKKYIYQLLCSLFIGGTMVACTEDYMETDKGHDTLTLSVNQQELVLNEKNHSQEALALSWTTGTNYGSGNRISYTLELAKAGTDFANAYSVDLGTGTYQWTKKAEELNQFLNTKFGIGYAVKAELEARITAVVAGMEDQKQSATTAFTVTTYQPVTTTLYLIGDAAPNGWSADNATAMERTDNGQFTWTGKLNTGSFKFITTLGEFLPSYNRDATAGEGFKLTYRTSDDQPDEQFTISKEATYIVTANLLDLTLTLTETEDIGWRFEEFFIVGSFTGNNGWGFEALSKDAVQMNLFHYGAVIPWKADGDFKFASVTDFGQSDAFFHPTMANAPYTSTSVVLGGADNKWQMKEAECGKPYKVWFYTGKGKEKMLMRPFTPYEGLYLVGEATPNGWDLGNATPMTKSADSPYIFTWSGTLKTGEMKISCDKQSDWNGDWFMADKSNKAPTGEVETALFVAKSDAELSSMYPDADLGSLDNKWNIQEAGSYRITIDQLKETISIVKQ, encoded by the coding sequence ATGAAGAAATATATATATCAATTGTTATGCTCTCTTTTCATCGGTGGAACGATGGTTGCCTGTACCGAGGATTATATGGAGACAGATAAAGGACATGACACCCTCACCCTTTCGGTGAATCAGCAGGAGTTGGTGTTGAACGAAAAGAACCATAGTCAGGAGGCGCTGGCGCTTTCATGGACTACCGGAACGAATTATGGAAGCGGTAACCGTATCTCTTATACGCTGGAACTGGCGAAAGCCGGAACGGACTTTGCAAATGCTTATTCGGTGGATTTAGGTACGGGAACGTATCAATGGACTAAGAAAGCGGAAGAACTCAATCAATTCCTGAATACGAAGTTCGGTATCGGTTATGCCGTGAAAGCGGAGTTAGAAGCACGTATCACAGCGGTTGTTGCCGGAATGGAAGATCAGAAACAAAGTGCGACGACTGCCTTTACAGTGACTACCTACCAGCCGGTTACTACCACGCTTTACCTGATTGGTGATGCTGCTCCGAACGGATGGAGCGCCGATAACGCAACGGCAATGGAACGTACGGATAACGGACAATTTACATGGACAGGAAAGCTGAATACCGGATCGTTTAAGTTTATAACGACCTTAGGAGAATTCCTGCCGTCGTACAACCGCGATGCTACAGCCGGAGAAGGATTCAAACTGACCTACCGTACATCGGATGACCAACCGGACGAACAGTTCACAATCAGTAAAGAAGCAACTTATATCGTAACAGCAAACCTGCTCGACTTGACGTTGACGCTTACTGAAACAGAAGATATCGGCTGGAGATTTGAAGAGTTTTTCATTGTCGGTTCGTTTACGGGTAACAATGGTTGGGGATTTGAAGCACTATCTAAAGATGCTGTTCAAATGAATCTGTTCCATTATGGAGCTGTGATTCCCTGGAAGGCGGACGGAGATTTTAAATTCGCTTCTGTGACAGATTTCGGTCAGTCGGATGCTTTCTTCCATCCTACCATGGCTAATGCTCCGTACACTTCGACATCCGTAGTGCTTGGAGGTGCCGATAATAAATGGCAGATGAAGGAAGCTGAATGTGGCAAGCCTTATAAAGTCTGGTTCTACACAGGTAAAGGAAAAGAAAAGATGCTGATGCGTCCGTTCACTCCTTACGAAGGGCTGTATCTGGTGGGTGAGGCAACTCCGAACGGATGGGATTTAGGCAATGCTACTCCGATGACGAAGAGTGCCGACAGTCCTTACATCTTTACCTGGAGCGGTACGCTGAAAACAGGTGAGATGAAGATTTCCTGCGATAAGCAGTCAGACTGGAACGGGGATTGGTTTATGGCGGATAAGAGCAACAAGGCTCCGACGGGGGAAGTAGAGACGGCATTGTTTGTTGCTAAGTCGGATGCGGAGTTGAGCAGTATGTATCCGGATGCAGATTTGGGTAGTTTGGATAATAAGTGGAATATTCAGGAAGCCGGTTCTTATCGGATTACGATTGACCAGTTGAAAGAGACGATTTCGATTGTGAAACAATAA
- a CDS encoding RagB/SusD family nutrient uptake outer membrane protein, with protein sequence MSAVLALTSCNDFLDKYPKYGVDPESEVTNEIAVALTTACYKTLQSSNMYNQRIWSLDIIAGNSEVGAGGGTDGLETVQASNFITQSDNGFALYVWRSPWVGIGRCNIVLSNLPSASISNEIKTRCMGEAYFLRAHYYYILVRLYGGVPLRLEPFEPGESADIARNTVDEVYAQILSDCKNAVNMLPPKSSYGDADRGRACKEAAMAMLADIYLTLAPNHRDYYNEVVTLCNNIAAMGYDLTQCNYADNFNATINNGAESLFEVQYSGSTEYDFWGGDNQASWLSTFMGPRNSGMVAGAYGWNLPTEEFVKQYEDGDLRKDITVLYQGCPAFDGMEYKRSWSNTGYNVRKFLVSKTVSPEYNTNPNNFVVYRYADVLLKKAEALNEQGHPDQAAEPLNIVRKRAGLGDVPTTLTQTEMREKIIHERRMELAFEGHRWFDMIRVDNGNYALTFLKSIGKNNVTKERLLLPIPQTEMDSNHLMTQNPGY encoded by the coding sequence ATGTCTGCCGTGCTGGCATTGACATCGTGCAACGATTTCTTGGATAAATATCCCAAATATGGCGTCGATCCCGAGTCGGAAGTGACGAATGAGATTGCTGTGGCACTGACTACTGCCTGCTACAAGACCTTGCAATCGTCGAATATGTACAACCAACGTATCTGGAGCCTCGATATCATCGCAGGCAACAGTGAAGTAGGAGCCGGAGGAGGTACTGACGGTTTGGAGACTGTTCAAGCTTCCAACTTCATAACCCAGAGCGACAACGGCTTTGCCTTGTATGTATGGCGTTCTCCGTGGGTTGGGATCGGACGTTGCAACATCGTGCTTTCCAATTTGCCTTCAGCATCTATCTCCAATGAGATAAAGACCCGTTGCATGGGTGAGGCTTATTTCCTGCGTGCACATTATTATTATATTCTGGTTCGTTTGTACGGAGGGGTGCCTTTGCGCTTGGAGCCGTTTGAACCGGGAGAATCTGCGGATATTGCCCGTAATACGGTAGATGAGGTATATGCTCAAATTCTTTCCGACTGCAAAAATGCAGTGAATATGCTTCCTCCGAAGAGCAGTTATGGAGATGCTGACAGGGGACGTGCCTGCAAAGAGGCTGCAATGGCGATGCTGGCGGATATTTACCTGACACTGGCTCCTAATCATCGCGACTATTATAATGAAGTAGTGACCTTGTGCAATAACATTGCTGCAATGGGATATGATTTGACTCAATGCAATTATGCCGATAACTTTAATGCGACGATCAATAATGGTGCGGAATCTCTCTTCGAAGTGCAATACTCCGGTAGTACGGAATATGACTTTTGGGGCGGCGATAATCAAGCATCCTGGTTGTCTACTTTCATGGGACCACGTAATTCGGGTATGGTAGCCGGTGCTTATGGATGGAACTTGCCTACGGAAGAGTTTGTCAAGCAATACGAGGACGGTGACTTGCGGAAAGACATTACTGTGTTGTATCAGGGCTGTCCTGCTTTTGATGGTATGGAATACAAACGTTCTTGGTCGAATACGGGTTATAACGTCCGTAAGTTCCTTGTGTCGAAAACCGTTTCTCCGGAGTATAATACCAACCCCAACAACTTTGTAGTATACCGTTATGCGGATGTCTTACTGAAGAAAGCGGAAGCATTGAATGAGCAGGGACATCCGGATCAGGCTGCCGAACCATTGAATATCGTTCGTAAGCGTGCCGGACTGGGAGATGTGCCGACTACTCTGACGCAGACCGAAATGAGAGAAAAGATTATTCACGAACGCCGGATGGAACTTGCTTTTGAGGGACACCGCTGGTTCGATATGATCCGGGTTGATAATGGAAATTATGCATTGACATTCCTGAAATCTATCGGTAAGAATAATGTGACCAAAGAACGGCTCCTGTTGCCTATTCCGCAGACGGAGATGGACTCCAATCACCTGATGACTCAAAATCCCGGTTATTAA